One segment of Chionomys nivalis chromosome 1, mChiNiv1.1, whole genome shotgun sequence DNA contains the following:
- the LOC130886049 gene encoding ATP synthase F(0) complex subunit C1, mitochondrial-like: MQITKALLVTPVLIRSCNRGLIRPVSASLLSRPETPSKQVKQPSCSCSPLQVARWEFQTSVVSRDIDTAAKFIGAGSATVVVAGSGAGIGTVFGSLIIGYARNPSLKQQLFSYAILGFALSEVMGLFCLMVAFLILFAM, translated from the coding sequence ATGCAGATCACCAAGGCACTGCTCGTTACTCCAGTTCTGATCCGCTCCTGTAACAGGGGTCTAATcaggcctgtgtctgcctccctctTGAGTAGACCAGAGACCCCATCTAAACAGGTTAAACAGCCTTCCTGCAGCTGCTCCCCTCTCCAGGTGGCCAGATGGGAATTCCAAACCAGTGTTGTTTCCCGGGACATTGACACAGCTGCCAAGTTTATTGGTGCTGGGTCTGCCACAGTTGTTGTGGCTGGATCCGGGGCTGGCATCGGAACAGTGTTTGGTAGTTTGATTATTGGCTATGCCAGGAACCCGTCTCTCAAGCAACAGCTCTTCTCCTATGCCATTCTGGGCTTTGCCCTGTCTGAGGTCATGGGGCTCTTCTGTTTGATGGTCGCCTTCCTCATCCTCTTTGCCATGTGA